The Streptomyces cynarae genome contains a region encoding:
- a CDS encoding flavin reductase family protein, translating to MTEMLDMAADFRATMSRLATGVSVITTCSGPTPIGMTASAVSALSLDPLQLLVCIDNRLYTRTAIAEHGRFAVNVLGEGSEPLARNFAVSKPDKFAGVETFDDHGVPLLKDAIAAVVCDVAEALPGGDHTIFVGDVRHCAHRVDGRPLLYFAGGFGALRAPH from the coding sequence ATGACTGAAATGCTTGACATGGCAGCCGATTTCAGAGCCACGATGAGCCGGCTCGCCACAGGTGTCAGCGTGATCACCACCTGCTCCGGACCGACGCCCATCGGCATGACGGCGAGCGCCGTGTCCGCCCTGTCCCTGGACCCGCTGCAGCTGCTCGTGTGCATCGACAACCGCCTGTACACGCGAACCGCGATCGCGGAGCACGGCCGTTTCGCCGTCAACGTCCTCGGCGAGGGCAGCGAACCCCTGGCGCGGAACTTCGCCGTCTCCAAGCCGGACAAGTTCGCGGGCGTCGAGACCTTCGACGACCACGGCGTGCCGTTGTTGAAGGACGCCATCGCGGCTGTCGTCTGCGACGTCGCCGAGGCACTCCCCGGCGGCGACCACACCATCTTCGTGGGTGACGTCCGCCATTGCGCGCACCGCGTGGACGGCCGACCGCTGCTGTACTTCGCGGGAGGTTTCGGCGCGCTCAGGGCTCCGCACTAG
- a CDS encoding dioxygenase family protein, which translates to MRDLTSDTITEAVISTMRDTKDSRLAEILGSLVRHLHSFVRDVELTEDEWARGVDFLTRTGHMCTPTRQEFILLSDVLGVTMLVDALSNQRPAEATQNSVLGPFFREDRPQYGDAADISGDLPGTPLFFEGRVVNSEGAPVSGAAVDVWHSDAEGHYDVDVPGRVDPAMRALFRTDETGRFSFRSIRPSSYPIPGDGPVGELMSATGRSLMRPAHVHLLIEAPGFQRVTTMLFPSDDPYLDADPVFGVKESLVQSYSTYAADAGPCRGLTDVPYTLLHHTFVLEPLPAE; encoded by the coding sequence ATGCGTGATCTGACCAGCGACACCATCACCGAAGCCGTGATCTCGACCATGCGGGACACCAAGGACTCCCGGCTCGCGGAGATCCTTGGATCACTGGTACGGCATCTCCACTCCTTCGTCCGCGATGTCGAACTGACGGAGGACGAGTGGGCCCGGGGAGTGGACTTCCTGACGCGCACCGGGCACATGTGCACGCCGACGCGCCAGGAATTCATCCTGCTGTCCGACGTGCTGGGCGTCACCATGCTGGTCGACGCCCTGAGCAATCAACGCCCCGCCGAAGCCACGCAGAACAGCGTCCTGGGCCCCTTCTTCAGGGAGGACCGGCCGCAGTACGGCGACGCCGCCGACATCTCCGGAGACCTGCCCGGTACCCCGCTGTTCTTCGAGGGGCGGGTCGTGAACAGTGAGGGAGCACCGGTGTCCGGCGCCGCGGTGGATGTCTGGCACAGCGACGCGGAGGGCCACTACGACGTGGACGTGCCCGGCCGGGTCGACCCGGCCATGCGCGCGTTGTTCCGGACCGACGAGACAGGACGCTTCAGTTTCCGTTCCATTCGCCCGTCCAGCTACCCGATACCCGGTGATGGCCCGGTCGGCGAACTCATGAGCGCGACCGGCAGGTCGCTCATGCGTCCCGCCCATGTGCACCTGCTGATCGAGGCCCCGGGATTCCAGCGCGTGACCACCATGCTGTTCCCTTCGGACGACCCGTACCTGGACGCGGATCCGGTGTTCGGGGTCAAGGAGTCCCTGGTCCAGTCCTACTCCACGTATGCGGCCGACGCCGGGCCCTGCCGCGGGCTGACCGACGTGCCGTACACCCTGCTGCACCACACCTTCGTCCTGGAACCCCTCCCCGCGGAGTGA
- a CDS encoding maleylacetate reductase, with amino-acid sequence MKTFVHRGQITKVAFGSGTRSRVPEEVDALGGRRVLVLCTPAQVELAAQIGDQLGATAAGTFGEAVPHTPVEVTEKAVAYARSVRSDSVLAIGGGSAICLGKAIAARTGLPQLALPTTYAGAEMTPILGETEGRRKTTRRLPEVLLKTVVYDVDLTLTLPVAVSMVSGVNAMAHAVEALYAQDRDPVAFLMAGEALDALTRSLPVIARRPDDGEARSDALYGAWLAGTCLGTVGMALHHKVCHVLGGTFALPHAETHAVVLPHVVAYNGPAAPEAMARIVQALAGDDAAGGLFDFAGRLGAPRALRDLGMPESGIEQEAELIVRDGYWNPRPVDGTAVRALLTRAWAGEPPSTSSGNEHLQPNSVIEHSIATGARHA; translated from the coding sequence ATGAAGACATTCGTGCATCGGGGACAGATCACCAAGGTGGCGTTCGGCAGCGGTACACGCAGCCGTGTCCCTGAAGAGGTCGATGCTCTCGGAGGCCGTCGGGTGCTCGTCCTGTGCACGCCTGCTCAGGTGGAGCTGGCAGCGCAGATAGGCGACCAGCTCGGTGCCACGGCAGCGGGAACCTTCGGCGAAGCGGTCCCGCACACCCCCGTCGAGGTCACGGAGAAGGCCGTCGCGTACGCCAGATCCGTGAGGTCGGACTCCGTCCTCGCCATCGGCGGCGGCTCGGCCATCTGCCTGGGCAAGGCGATCGCCGCTCGGACCGGTCTTCCGCAGCTGGCGCTGCCCACCACCTATGCCGGCGCGGAGATGACGCCGATCCTCGGAGAGACCGAGGGCCGCAGGAAGACGACCCGGCGGCTGCCGGAAGTGCTGCTCAAGACGGTGGTGTACGACGTCGACCTGACGCTCACGCTTCCCGTTGCGGTATCGATGGTCAGCGGCGTCAACGCGATGGCGCACGCCGTGGAGGCCCTGTACGCCCAGGACCGGGACCCGGTCGCCTTCCTGATGGCAGGAGAGGCGCTCGATGCCCTCACCCGATCGCTTCCGGTCATCGCGCGGCGTCCGGACGACGGCGAGGCGCGGTCGGACGCGTTGTACGGGGCCTGGCTGGCGGGCACGTGCCTCGGCACAGTGGGCATGGCCCTGCATCACAAGGTGTGCCACGTACTGGGCGGCACGTTCGCGCTTCCGCACGCCGAAACCCACGCAGTCGTCCTGCCGCACGTCGTCGCCTACAACGGGCCGGCCGCCCCCGAGGCCATGGCGCGCATCGTGCAGGCGCTGGCGGGGGACGACGCCGCGGGTGGCCTCTTCGACTTCGCCGGACGGCTCGGCGCCCCCAGGGCACTGCGGGACCTCGGCATGCCGGAGTCGGGGATCGAGCAGGAGGCTGAACTCATCGTGCGGGACGGGTACTGGAATCCGCGTCCAGTGGACGGGACCGCTGTCCGCGCCCTTCTGACGCGCGCCTGGGCCGGGGAGCCGCCGTCGACGTCATCTGGCAATGAACATCTCCAGCCCAACTCCGTCATCGAACACTCAATCGCCACAGGAGCGCGCCATGCGTGA
- a CDS encoding malonic semialdehyde reductase, translating into MSLVIDALAQSILFRDARTANAFTDEPVTDEHVRAIYDLVKFAPTSMNQQPLRVVLIRSQGARERLVRHMAEGNQAKTAAAPLTVILAADYEFHRELPAQFPHFPQAKDVVFAEREVRVESARFNAALQVGYFILGVRAAGLAAGPMTGFDAEGINKEFFPDGEHGVLAVVNIGKPGEQAWLPRLPRLEYDEVFTTE; encoded by the coding sequence ATGTCTCTCGTCATCGACGCATTGGCCCAAAGCATTCTCTTCCGCGACGCACGCACCGCGAACGCCTTCACGGACGAACCCGTGACGGACGAACACGTGCGCGCCATCTACGATCTGGTGAAGTTCGCGCCCACCTCCATGAACCAGCAGCCGCTTCGTGTGGTCCTCATCCGGTCCCAGGGCGCCCGTGAGCGCCTGGTCCGGCATATGGCCGAGGGCAACCAGGCCAAGACCGCTGCCGCGCCGCTGACCGTGATCCTCGCGGCCGACTACGAGTTCCACCGGGAACTGCCCGCTCAGTTTCCACACTTTCCGCAGGCCAAGGACGTCGTCTTCGCCGAGCGCGAGGTTCGCGTCGAGTCCGCGCGATTCAACGCCGCCCTTCAGGTGGGGTACTTCATCCTGGGCGTTCGTGCCGCCGGTCTTGCGGCCGGTCCCATGACCGGATTCGATGCCGAGGGCATCAACAAGGAGTTCTTCCCCGACGGCGAGCATGGGGTCCTCGCCGTGGTGAACATCGGCAAGCCGGGCGAGCAAGCATGGCTTCCGCGGCTGCCTCGCCTCGAATATGACGAGGTGTTCACCACGGAGTGA
- a CDS encoding HD domain-containing protein yields MSEIIAGVEIPETAAVAEATRLMQEMTSPLIYHHSRRVFVFGVIHARRLGLEPDPELLYLSAMFHDTGLLTPFSEVEQRFEVDGADHARKFMLDRGFPATAADVVWTAIALHTTPEIPGRMGPEIAITNFGVLTDVIGFGLDELDRSQVDEITAVHPRGDFKNEFLQAYFDGLKHRPETTNGTVNSDVLEHFIPGFRRTTTVERMLGAPWPS; encoded by the coding sequence ATGAGCGAGATCATCGCGGGTGTGGAGATCCCTGAAACGGCGGCAGTCGCCGAAGCCACCCGCCTCATGCAGGAGATGACCAGCCCCCTCATCTACCACCACTCCCGGCGCGTTTTCGTCTTCGGCGTCATTCATGCTCGCAGGCTCGGCCTGGAGCCCGACCCGGAGCTTCTCTACCTCTCCGCCATGTTTCACGACACCGGCCTCTTGACGCCGTTTTCCGAAGTGGAGCAGCGCTTCGAGGTAGACGGAGCCGACCACGCGCGCAAGTTCATGCTCGACCGCGGTTTCCCGGCCACGGCCGCCGACGTGGTGTGGACGGCGATCGCGCTGCACACGACCCCGGAAATTCCCGGGCGGATGGGCCCGGAGATCGCCATCACCAATTTCGGAGTTCTGACCGACGTGATCGGCTTCGGTCTCGACGAGCTGGATCGCAGCCAGGTGGACGAGATCACCGCCGTCCACCCGCGGGGCGACTTCAAGAACGAGTTCTTGCAGGCCTACTTCGACGGACTCAAGCACCGCCCGGAGACCACGAACGGAACCGTGAATTCGGATGTGCTGGAGCACTTCATTCCAGGCTTCCGTCGCACCACCACGGTCGAGCGCATGCTGGGCGCTCCCTGGCCGAGCTGA
- a CDS encoding MFS transporter, translated as MKRVSRPRDGRRLGRRAAFAILVCANVVMMATASAPSPIYPLYRERWGLSVTMLTVVFAVYVVGLLGALLTVGSLSDHLGRRLVLAAALLVAAASTAIFWTAEGVVSLLIARVVQGIATGTATGGLAAGLVDLSPERRPHLGPTMTAVGTSIGMATGAGGVGLLVQSTSRPDAYVFPVLTLTFVVLAAVILRIPETLAPRAFRLASLRPRVRVPREARPTFLASVPGLVAGWAVTGLFLALTPSLVSNVLHVRSGAAGGLSIAALFLANSVGGFWSVRHKARLATLLGAVLLTLGASGLAVAIAVVSPAVYVGGSVVAGLGVGLTFNGSLRAISAVTTAKSRSEVFSAVYVISYAALSLPSLAAGLAAPSWGLETTGYLYVGFVGALALAAALHAGRSRVHGPTGDPMRTGWESGPHSERTRC; from the coding sequence ATGAAACGTGTGAGTCGCCCTCGCGACGGGCGTCGTCTCGGGCGACGTGCGGCCTTCGCCATCCTGGTCTGCGCCAATGTGGTGATGATGGCCACGGCAAGCGCACCGTCACCGATCTACCCGCTGTACCGGGAGCGCTGGGGCCTGTCGGTCACGATGCTGACGGTGGTCTTCGCGGTGTACGTCGTCGGTCTGCTCGGCGCGCTGCTGACGGTCGGATCGCTGAGTGACCACCTGGGGCGCCGCCTCGTGCTGGCCGCCGCCCTTCTGGTGGCGGCGGCCAGCACGGCGATCTTCTGGACGGCCGAGGGTGTCGTCTCTCTCTTGATCGCCCGGGTGGTGCAGGGCATCGCCACGGGGACGGCCACGGGCGGTCTTGCCGCCGGACTGGTCGACCTCTCACCCGAGCGACGCCCGCATCTGGGGCCCACGATGACAGCGGTGGGCACGAGTATCGGCATGGCCACCGGTGCAGGAGGCGTGGGGTTGCTGGTTCAGTCGACTTCTCGTCCCGATGCGTATGTCTTTCCGGTTCTTACGCTGACCTTCGTCGTCCTGGCCGCTGTCATCCTCAGGATCCCTGAAACGCTCGCTCCGCGAGCGTTTCGGCTGGCGTCGTTGCGACCGAGAGTCCGGGTTCCTCGGGAGGCCCGGCCGACCTTCCTCGCCTCGGTTCCCGGCCTCGTCGCGGGGTGGGCCGTCACGGGTCTGTTCCTGGCGCTCACTCCGTCCCTGGTGAGTAATGTCCTGCATGTGCGGTCCGGCGCTGCGGGCGGGCTCAGCATCGCGGCGCTGTTTCTGGCCAACAGCGTGGGCGGGTTCTGGTCCGTTCGGCATAAGGCACGGCTCGCCACCTTGCTGGGGGCGGTTCTCCTGACTCTGGGTGCCTCAGGCCTGGCGGTGGCCATCGCTGTCGTGTCGCCGGCCGTATACGTGGGCGGATCGGTCGTCGCAGGGCTGGGCGTCGGCCTGACGTTCAACGGCAGCCTCCGCGCCATCAGCGCGGTCACCACGGCGAAGTCGCGGTCGGAGGTCTTCTCGGCCGTCTACGTGATCAGCTACGCGGCGTTGAGTCTTCCGTCCCTCGCGGCCGGGCTCGCGGCGCCCTCATGGGGACTGGAGACCACGGGCTACCTGTACGTCGGCTTCGTCGGGGCGCTGGCTTTGGCTGCGGCCCTCCACGCCGGGCGATCGCGCGTTCACGGGCCGACCGGAGACCCGATGCGGACGGGCTGGGAAAGCGGACCTCACAGCGAACGGACCCGCTGCTGA
- the sigJ gene encoding RNA polymerase sigma factor SigJ gives MGDGYGPGRSEQEDPLGVEWETHRPAVFGVAYRLLGSVADAEDVTQDVWLRAAGADLQDIDDLRAWLVTVAARRSYDILRSARFRREAYVGPWLPEPLLTGPDASQPVLVDESVSSAMLLIMEELSPPERVAFVLHDVFGLEFGRIAEVLDVSGPGARQLASRARRRVAKAKQSTPQASKAERERVLAVFRAAYEAGDLAGLVRLLHPDAVYVTDGGGKVSAARKLIHGGERVAEVMVRTGRQWRPDRIDFAEVGGELALVFHREGRVYSVDTVQITNGLITAYRRVINPDKLVRV, from the coding sequence ATGGGTGACGGGTACGGGCCCGGACGGTCCGAGCAGGAGGACCCGCTCGGAGTCGAATGGGAGACGCACCGGCCCGCGGTTTTCGGTGTGGCCTACCGGCTGCTGGGGAGTGTGGCCGATGCCGAGGATGTGACCCAGGACGTCTGGCTGCGAGCGGCCGGAGCGGATCTGCAGGACATCGATGATCTGCGGGCCTGGCTCGTGACGGTGGCCGCGCGACGGTCGTACGACATTCTCAGGAGTGCCCGTTTCCGTCGGGAGGCCTACGTCGGCCCGTGGCTGCCGGAGCCGTTGCTGACAGGGCCGGACGCGTCGCAGCCGGTACTCGTCGACGAGTCGGTCAGTTCGGCGATGCTCCTGATCATGGAAGAGCTGAGCCCGCCGGAGCGGGTCGCCTTCGTCCTGCACGATGTCTTCGGTCTTGAGTTCGGCCGGATCGCCGAAGTGCTGGATGTCTCCGGGCCGGGTGCCCGGCAGCTCGCCTCGCGGGCACGACGGCGGGTGGCCAAAGCGAAACAGTCCACGCCGCAGGCGTCGAAGGCGGAGCGCGAACGCGTCCTCGCGGTGTTCCGCGCCGCCTACGAGGCCGGGGACCTCGCCGGCCTGGTCAGACTCCTGCACCCGGACGCCGTCTACGTCACCGACGGCGGCGGCAAGGTCTCCGCGGCGCGCAAGCTCATCCACGGCGGCGAACGCGTCGCCGAAGTCATGGTGCGTACGGGGCGCCAGTGGCGTCCGGACCGCATCGACTTCGCCGAGGTCGGCGGCGAGCTGGCCCTCGTGTTCCACCGGGAAGGCCGGGTCTACTCCGTCGACACGGTCCAGATCACAAACGGTCTGATCACCGCGTACCGCAGGGTGATAAACCCCGACAAACTCGTGCGCGTCTGA
- a CDS encoding NADP-dependent oxidoreductase codes for MQAITVRDRDAGLGGMSLTDMPYPHAAENDVIVRVHAAGFTRGELDWPATWTDRAGHDRTPSVPGHELSGVVVELGYGTTGLSVGQRVFGLTDWARNGSLAEYTAVEARNLAPLPADIDHTVAAALPISGLTAWQGLFDHGRLTTGQTVLIHGAAGGVGSIAVQLAREAGARVIGTGRASDRDRALALGVDTFIDLQTEKLEDAGEADVVFDVIGGDILDRSAALVRPGGTLVTITMPPKVQPKDGRAVFFVVEPDRARLTDLAARLRDGRLKPAVGAVRPLAEAPSAFAPGKHTPGKTIIRVTED; via the coding sequence ATGCAAGCCATCACTGTGCGAGACCGTGACGCCGGTCTTGGCGGGATGTCCTTGACGGACATGCCCTACCCCCATGCGGCCGAGAACGACGTCATCGTGCGGGTGCACGCCGCCGGCTTCACCCGTGGCGAGCTGGACTGGCCAGCCACGTGGACCGATCGCGCCGGCCACGACCGGACGCCGAGCGTGCCCGGGCACGAGCTGTCGGGTGTCGTCGTGGAGCTGGGGTACGGCACCACCGGCCTGAGCGTCGGACAGCGGGTGTTCGGCCTGACCGACTGGGCCCGCAACGGCAGCCTCGCCGAGTACACCGCGGTGGAGGCCCGCAACCTGGCCCCGCTGCCGGCCGACATCGACCACACCGTGGCAGCCGCGCTGCCGATCTCCGGGCTCACCGCCTGGCAGGGCCTGTTCGACCACGGCCGTCTCACCACGGGTCAGACCGTCCTGATCCATGGTGCCGCGGGCGGCGTCGGCTCGATCGCGGTACAGCTCGCCCGCGAGGCCGGCGCCCGCGTCATCGGCACCGGCCGGGCCTCCGACCGGGACAGGGCGCTCGCCCTGGGCGTCGACACCTTCATCGACCTGCAGACCGAGAAGCTGGAGGACGCCGGCGAGGCCGACGTCGTGTTCGACGTGATCGGCGGCGACATCCTCGACCGCTCGGCCGCCCTGGTCCGCCCCGGTGGCACGCTCGTCACCATCACCATGCCGCCCAAGGTCCAGCCCAAGGACGGACGGGCGGTCTTCTTCGTCGTCGAACCCGACCGCGCCCGGCTCACCGATCTCGCCGCGCGGCTGAGGGACGGCCGGCTCAAGCCGGCCGTCGGTGCCGTGCGGCCGCTCGCCGAAGCACCCTCCGCGTTCGCCCCCGGCAAGCACACCCCGGGCAAGACGATCATCCGCGTCACGGAAGACTGA
- a CDS encoding cupin domain-containing protein — protein sequence MRIAAGLLAAATLAAATACSTSNQPAHAEAQATVAASTAPAETLTPLLQQALPNVKGKTFTSAIVAFPPGAKALPHRHGQAFVYAYVLEGTVRSQLDDKPVTTYHQGENWVEQPGAHHVLTENTSRTKPAKLLVVFVSDTGAKLKVDDPKS from the coding sequence ATGCGAATCGCCGCCGGCCTCCTGGCTGCTGCCACGCTGGCCGCGGCCACGGCGTGCTCGACCTCGAACCAGCCCGCCCACGCCGAGGCGCAGGCGACGGTCGCGGCATCGACGGCCCCCGCCGAAACCCTCACACCGCTGCTTCAGCAGGCCCTTCCGAATGTGAAGGGCAAGACGTTCACCTCAGCCATCGTCGCCTTCCCGCCCGGCGCAAAAGCGCTGCCGCACCGGCACGGCCAGGCGTTCGTCTACGCCTACGTCCTCGAAGGCACCGTGCGCAGCCAGCTCGACGACAAGCCCGTGACCACCTACCACCAGGGCGAGAACTGGGTCGAGCAGCCGGGCGCCCACCACGTCCTCACCGAGAACACCAGCCGGACCAAGCCGGCCAAGCTCCTGGTCGTCTTCGTCTCCGACACCGGAGCCAAGCTCAAGGTCGACGACCCGAAGTCGTAG
- a CDS encoding carboxymuconolactone decarboxylase family protein — protein sequence MTDPQRVNIGEQHPAAYKTLIALSSEVGKAATAAGLDPLLVELLRIRTSQINGCAFCLRMHTRDALKKGENPDRIAVLPAWEETGYFTDTDRAALRLTEAITRVPDGHVSDEAFNAAAAVLTADQVSAVAWLATVMNAFNRVAITSRYPVGS from the coding sequence ATGACCGACCCTCAGCGCGTCAACATCGGCGAGCAGCACCCGGCCGCCTACAAGACCCTCATCGCCCTGTCGTCGGAGGTGGGAAAGGCCGCCACCGCAGCGGGCCTCGACCCGCTTCTGGTCGAGCTGCTGAGGATCCGCACCTCCCAGATCAACGGTTGCGCGTTCTGCCTGCGCATGCATACCCGCGACGCCCTCAAGAAGGGCGAAAACCCCGACCGGATCGCCGTGCTGCCCGCATGGGAAGAGACCGGCTACTTCACCGACACCGACCGCGCCGCCCTCCGCCTGACCGAGGCGATCACACGCGTGCCGGACGGACACGTCAGCGACGAGGCCTTCAACGCCGCCGCGGCCGTACTCACCGCAGACCAGGTCTCGGCAGTCGCCTGGCTGGCGACCGTGATGAACGCCTTCAACCGCGTCGCGATCACCAGCCGGTACCCCGTCGGCAGCTGA
- a CDS encoding SDR family NAD(P)-dependent oxidoreductase: MKHEPTLNGRVAIVTGAGSGIGRATAIAMAEAGARVLGVGRRETALEETAAVNSNIATLAVDVRSKQAPELIIGAAIDRWKQLDVLVNNAGATARVSLQEVTRERITDLFDLNVVAPTMLAQAALPHLRHSHGLIINISSTYGHRPQPGAAHYAASKAALEQLTRTWALELAKDGVRVNSIAPGPTESEALSMSGLTEEDVTRVKKEQAAQIPLGRRGEPEEVASWIVHFADPTSTWLTGQILTIDGGLELV, from the coding sequence ATGAAGCATGAGCCCACCCTCAACGGTCGCGTCGCGATCGTGACTGGCGCAGGCTCGGGGATCGGCCGAGCCACGGCGATCGCCATGGCCGAGGCGGGGGCCCGCGTCCTCGGTGTGGGCCGACGAGAGACAGCCCTGGAAGAGACCGCCGCCGTCAATTCCAACATCGCGACCCTCGCCGTCGACGTGCGCTCGAAGCAGGCTCCCGAGCTGATCATCGGCGCGGCGATCGACCGGTGGAAGCAACTGGACGTGCTGGTGAACAATGCGGGCGCAACCGCACGTGTCTCCCTCCAAGAGGTGACACGCGAGCGCATCACTGATCTGTTCGACCTCAACGTCGTCGCGCCCACCATGCTCGCCCAAGCGGCACTTCCCCATCTTCGCCACAGTCACGGCTTGATCATCAACATCTCCAGCACCTACGGCCACCGCCCGCAGCCGGGCGCCGCCCACTACGCGGCGTCCAAGGCCGCGCTGGAACAGCTGACACGTACCTGGGCGCTCGAACTGGCCAAGGACGGGGTCAGGGTGAACTCCATAGCGCCCGGCCCCACGGAGAGCGAGGCGCTGTCCATGAGCGGTCTCACAGAGGAGGACGTGACAAGGGTCAAGAAGGAGCAGGCCGCACAGATTCCTCTCGGCAGGCGAGGTGAGCCCGAGGAAGTGGCGTCCTGGATCGTTCACTTCGCCGATCCCACGTCGACCTGGCTCACGGGCCAGATCCTCACGATCGACGGCGGGCTGGAACTGGTCTGA
- a CDS encoding HIT family protein, producing the protein MTGDWRMDRIGAALRGENPTVMRRLESGFAVIGDVQFLPGYSVLLADEPGVQRLSDLPRAKRLSFLSDMDQLGEAVERASRRLDRDFRRVNLEILGNTDPFLHAHVWPRFEWEPAELVGKPVWLYPRDRWSDERFRLGPQHDGLRAAIGSELDRLRSMA; encoded by the coding sequence ATGACCGGTGACTGGAGGATGGACCGGATCGGGGCTGCTCTGCGGGGCGAGAATCCGACCGTGATGCGGCGGCTTGAGTCTGGCTTCGCGGTTATCGGCGACGTTCAGTTCCTGCCCGGGTACTCAGTTCTCCTTGCGGACGAGCCGGGTGTTCAACGGCTGTCTGACCTGCCGAGGGCCAAGCGGCTGTCGTTTCTGTCCGACATGGACCAGCTCGGAGAAGCGGTTGAGCGGGCCAGCCGGCGACTGGACCGCGATTTCCGCCGCGTCAACTTGGAAATTCTCGGCAACACAGACCCGTTCCTGCATGCCCATGTCTGGCCGCGGTTCGAGTGGGAGCCGGCCGAGCTGGTGGGTAAGCCGGTGTGGCTGTATCCGCGTGACCGGTGGAGTGACGAGCGGTTCCGGCTCGGCCCGCAGCACGATGGGCTGCGGGCGGCAATCGGCAGCGAACTGGACCGGTTGCGTTCGATGGCCTGA
- a CDS encoding glycoside hydrolase family 32 protein: MFRDPYVWRDGDRWRMLVGAALADGRGAALEYTSDDLEDWSYEGVFLTRSPHPLPGGRNTGEGWECAQYAAFPDGTGAVLASAWDPVEGTSCAIYWPGREQDGEFQAAATPRLLGHGPDFYAPALLRAPDGRWLMWAWTWEARDEERVSAPSAWTDEVGWAGMLSLPRELTPGPDGELIQRPARELLALRGERRIAAAGKASAEQPTDLGEVTRATDLTVFLERDGRLRLLTSPDGTEYLDIVHHLVTGELVVDRDHASLDPRAKGGSWRLPAEGPTATLRILLDHSVAEIFTASGCALTLRFYPVGDGPWHVQTGAMGVGSAAYTVGAWDPSKGPAAGC; this comes from the coding sequence ATGTTCCGCGACCCGTATGTGTGGAGGGACGGCGACCGCTGGCGGATGCTGGTCGGCGCGGCCCTGGCGGACGGGCGCGGAGCAGCGCTGGAGTACACCTCCGACGACCTCGAGGACTGGTCGTACGAGGGCGTCTTCCTGACTCGCTCGCCCCACCCGCTTCCTGGTGGCCGCAACACCGGGGAAGGCTGGGAGTGCGCCCAGTACGCTGCCTTCCCAGACGGCACCGGTGCGGTTCTCGCCAGCGCCTGGGATCCGGTGGAGGGGACGAGCTGCGCGATTTACTGGCCGGGCCGCGAACAGGACGGCGAGTTCCAAGCTGCGGCGACACCCCGGCTCCTCGGCCACGGGCCCGACTTCTACGCCCCCGCCCTGCTCCGCGCCCCCGACGGGCGCTGGCTGATGTGGGCCTGGACCTGGGAGGCCCGGGACGAGGAACGCGTCAGTGCCCCCAGCGCCTGGACCGACGAGGTCGGCTGGGCCGGAATGCTCTCCCTGCCCCGCGAACTGACCCCCGGCCCGGACGGCGAGCTGATCCAACGGCCCGCTCGCGAACTCCTCGCCCTGCGCGGCGAACGACGGATCGCCGCAGCAGGAAAGGCGAGCGCCGAGCAGCCGACGGACCTCGGCGAGGTGACCCGGGCCACCGATCTGACCGTGTTCCTGGAGCGCGACGGACGTCTCCGGCTGCTCACCTCACCGGACGGGACCGAGTACCTCGACATCGTCCACCACCTGGTCACCGGCGAACTGGTCGTCGACCGCGACCATGCCTCCCTCGACCCCCGAGCGAAGGGCGGCAGCTGGCGCCTTCCGGCAGAGGGGCCCACCGCGACGCTGCGGATCCTGCTGGACCACTCGGTCGCAGAGATCTTCACTGCCTCCGGCTGCGCCCTCACCCTACGCTTCTATCCCGTCGGCGACGGGCCTTGGCACGTGCAGACGGGCGCCATGGGGGTCGGCTCCGCCGCTTACACGGTCGGAGCCTGGGACCCGAGCAAGGGCCCGGCCGCCGGCTGTTGA